The Ipomoea triloba cultivar NCNSP0323 chromosome 4, ASM357664v1 DNA segment TCTCCATGAGCctgcctcctcaagtgcgtccgcctccatAAGCGTGTTCGCCTCCATGTGTCTGCCTCCTTAAGTGCTTTCGCCTCCATAAGCTTACTCGCCTCCATTTGTCCACCacctcaagtgcgtccgccttcATAAACGTGttcgcctcctcaagtgcgtccgcctccatAAGTGTGTTCGCCTCCGTGCATCCGCCTCCATAAATGTGTTCGCCTCCATAAGTGTGTTCGCCTCCTTGCGTCCGCCTCCGAGCATACGCGCAGGAGGGTGAAAAGATGCCAGAGAGGACCCAACGATTATCAATGTAACTATTGGTCGTGGTCCGCTATGATCAATTTTGTTGGATCGCCTCCATAAATGTGTTCGCCTCCATGCGTCCGCCTCcacaagtgcgtccgcctccatAAGTGCGTTCGCCTCCATGCGTCTGCCTCTGAGCATACGAGCATGAGGGTGAAGGGATGCGAGAGAGGACCCAGCAATTATCAATGTAACTATTGGTCATGGTCCGCCCTAATCAATTTTGTTGgatcaattttgttaaaaaataaaagaaatcttTTTTtacactctattcccttagggctaGCATGGGATCCGATcacgctagctacctgacggaaGAGTGTTTTCTTGGTTAAGCTTAAAGCTTGGTTACGAAAATACTACACTCTATtctcttagggccggcacgggatccgatctcgctagctacctgacggaaGGGTGTTTTCTTGGTCAAGCTTAAGGCTTGGTTACGAAAATGCTATCCCCTAAGTGATGGTACAGGGCTTGACCTCGCTCACTACCCAATGGAAAAGCCAACCTTTGGCCGAGCCTACGGGCGGCCAAAGTGAGCTATGAGTgtgcacacacaaaaaaaaaattaaaaaatgcaaaataGCCGAGGCGCGCCTTAACCATGGCAGCCTCGGCCTCTCACTACCCTAAGACGGAACATCAAAAGAACCACAGATATCTGTATGTATTAAACCATGTAATCATGAGCTTCTTGTGGCTGAGTGTTTTGATACATTTCTAACTTgctttccctttatgcaattgACACATGCATAATTCCAGTCAATAAAATCCAATTGagacaaaatacaaaaaaaaaaaaaaaaattctcaatatCCTTTATTTGGATATATGACTAAGCCTTTTTACACCACAAGAAAGTTAAAGATTCATTTGGTGCCCTTTCTTTAACACAAACCTCACTCATAACATTAAACAAGGAATTATCAAAGTCTACATTTAAGATTGAAACAATATAGAGTATCCAACAAAACACCAGAACAACAAAAGGTCTTTGTTGTTAGAAAGAAACCATTTGTTTCCAATCTTAAAGTTAAAGCCCAATATGTCCAACCTAGATGCTAAAATAAGATTTCTAGAACATTCTGGAACATACAGACAATTCTCAAGATCAAGGCAAAAGCTTGTATCCAGCTTAACTCTGTAAGTTCTAATTCCTTCAATTCTAGCTTTCATCTTGTTcacatgaaaagaaacttttcattTTCCCTTTGAGGTTGAAACACCCGAAAACCGTGCATAATGTTAGAAACATGTGTTATAGCACCAGTGTTTAACCACCAAGTATTAGAAGGAATCTTAATAAAATTGGATTCAAAGCATACTGAAACTGAATGTACACTTCACTTTCCATCCAAGTTACTCTCTTCAGGCATTCGACCTTCTTGTGCCCAGGTTTGTTACAGAAATAGCAGTTATGCACTTTCTGAACACACCTTGCACCTTCATAGGATGCTTGCCCTTCTTTTACTTTTAGACTTGCTGCCATTATCACTGACATCATAACTGCCACCATTATAACGTGATATGATAGTGTTCACTGCAACCTTTTATCTCATATATCTATTACTTTGAGTTAACAAACCGTTATTCAGACTATGATATAGAGACCTTGAGTTTGTATTTAAATCTGCCTTTGagtcaaatttaaatacaatgtcAATTTACCGACATGCATCATTCACACATACTTGAATGAGATTATTCATCAAGTTTAAATTTAATGCATAGGTCATCTTTGGGCATGCACTACATATTATCAAAACAAGAATCATAATCTCCTGAATTGTCATTAATCACATGTCTGATCCACCTTTGGTGACCGCTAGAAGCCTAGAACCATGTGTTGATGATCACAAATGTTTATCAATCCTTTAGtgtcattcaatgatgcaaaaatatatgtgtattataaacatttgtaaacataaataattatttagctaTTATTTTGTGTGGACCACTTTGGTGACTAACACACTCGCCTTATGCTAATGATTTATTTATGTGATCAAACCTTAATTTATGTTGTAAACATAAGCATAAACaattatttagctatttacCTGAGTGGGCCGCTTTGGCGACTAACACACTCGCCTTATgctaataaatcatttatgCGAATAAatcttaatttatatgtcgttttgttataacatataaataaagAGTGGATCAAATCTTCAACCATAGTTGATcctttatgtacatatatgagccCAAAATTTAAAACTAGTCTCCAAATGCTTTAAACAAACCGAAATGgcacaaatttatatataatctctTAAATTTTCAAACCCAAATTAAATGAGCCTAGAATTTAAAGCAAGTCCTAACGCCTTAAATAAGGCAAATAGGCCCAACAAATAATCCACCAAccttgttattttatttgagCTCAACAACATTAATAGgccaaaatatataattcatcaTTATGTTTATCCTTAATCAAACCTAACACCGACATGCCACCGCCACATCGCACCGATCCGActgaaaattggagaaattcCCCCATTGTTGATTCTAGGGTGTAAATCAATTTTGATTCCTTTAACATATTTATGTGAACaagctttaatttatatgttgttcttttataacatataatacatgattAATAGTGACAAACCAtctactatataaatcatgtaatagcaagtaatatgaaaaatcatattaattttgATTCCAAGTACAATAGGTACATACACAACACATATGCTATTGATTCTATAACCAGTAACATAGTTGTTTGATTCCACAAGTATATATCTTTACAGtacaaacatatattaatgATGTTGAACATCTATGCAGATGTCGAAcgaagaaaaacaaaatggatATATCAATTAAGCCATACCGCCATACGTATTGATTCCAAGAAAACATTAATTTGTGtaacaacatatatacacaaatatatattgatttgaTTCCAAAACATTAGCAATTTCAATTGATTATTACTAATCACGTATGTACAGTAATACATGAGTGAACAGTGGTTTCAATTGACAaaccaataataaattaaatctttataattaaaatcctcaaatattatgaacctgttataaaattaatatttacagacattattatggtgattattaCATGATTTGTAACTGGTAGTATTTGTGTCTTGATTTGTAACAGCTATCCatttgtgtaatatatatattgtgaaagTGAATGATGAAAGGGCACAGCTGATTCCTTCTCTCCATCACTCTTGTTTCTATTCTATTTTCATTTCTCTTGTTATAGTTTACATTCTATAATTACTTGCAACATACCGGATAGGAGCTAAAGGACCAACAGGCATCAAACGAACACCCAATCTTAACACGTTTAAAATCCTGAAATAGGAGATTTAACCAATCGAATTGTGCTTGAGGTAGGACCAATGATGTTTGCTGGTCAAAACGGTCTTTGAGGGATTTCCAAAGGGCATTGGGGTTTTTTTCAGTATGGTACTCATTCTTGAGATCATGGTTGAGGTGGTGGCGGAGGAAAATTAGGGCCTTGGCTTTCTTAGTATCATCGCTCGAGGAATTTTCAATGATGGTGTGTTGTAGTTCTGTTGATGTGAGATAAATCTCAACATCAAGCGCCCATGTCAAATAATTGCTTCCATCCAAGGCAAGCTTGGTGAACTCACGTTTTGCGATAGCGGTCATaatctagagttttcaaaatatattcactAATGCTggctaaaattgatattttgaaCACTCTAGATTATGGCTGCTATCGCAAAACATGAATTCACCGAGCTTGCCTTGGATGGAAGTAATTATTTGACATGGGCGCTTGATGTTGAGATTTATCTCACATCAACAGAACTACAACACACCATCATTGAAAATTCCCCAAGCAATGACGCTCAGAAAGCCAAGGCCCTAATTTCCCCCTGCCACCACCTCAACCATGATCTCAAGAATGAGTACCTCACTGAAAAAGACCCAAATACCCTTTGGAAATCCCTCAAAGACCGTTTTGACCCGCAAACATCACTGGTTCTACCTCAATTACAATTCGATTGGTTAAATCTCCGATTTTAGGATTTTATATCAGTGAATATAATTCAACTTTACACAAAACCGTATCTCAACTCAAGCTCTGTAAGCAAGACATTTCAGATATAGACTTGATAGAAAAAACTTTGTCCACATTTCATGCTAATAATCTTGTACTCTAGCAGCAGTACAGGGCTAAGAATTATTCTAAGCATTCAGAGTTGATATCGGCATTACTGGTCGCTGAAAAGCACAACCAATTGTTGATGCGTAACCACAAAGCACGCCCAGCTGGCGCTGCACCTATACCTGAA contains these protein-coding regions:
- the LOC116016012 gene encoding uncharacterized protein LOC116016012, which encodes MAAIAKHEFTELALDGSNYLTWALDVEIYLTSTELQHTIIENSPSNDAQKAKALISPCHHLNHDLKNEYLTEKDPNTLWKSLKDRFDPQTSLQQYRAKNYSKHSELISALLVAEKHNQLLMRNHKARPAGAAPIPEIHNVAQSSNNWRRRGRGRGRDRGRGSKRGGSSGANNDDSRTQNKQPKNQDHRGQQNTCNKCGCKGH